GACAGGTATCATCAAAGGAAGAGTATTGGATAAAGGACAAAACCAGCCTTTGCCGGGAGCTACAGTAATTATTGATGATTCTAACAGAGGTACGGTAACTGATATCAATGGATTTTATACATTATTGAATGTTGTCGCTGGTAAACATACGATTACAGTAAGTTATATAGGATATGAAAGCAAAACAGCAGAAGTAGTTGTGAATGGCAACGAGACAAGCACGCTTAATATAGTAATGGAAGATGGAATTATGATGGGAGAAGGCGTGATCATATCAGCTGATCGTATCGAAGGGCAAGCAAGAGCTTTGAATAGACAGAAAAATAATATTAATGTTACGAATATGATCTCTTCGGATCAAGTAGGTAAATTTCCGGATTCGAATATTGGAGATGCAATGAAGCGTATCCCTGGCATTACTATGCAGTATGACCAAGGCGAAGCTCGTTTTGGAGTAGTTCGAGGAACAGACCCTTCTTTGAACTCTGTAACAGTCAATGGAGAAAGAGTTCCTTCAGCTGAAGACGGTACAAGAGCTGTTCAATTAGACCTTATTCCTGCTGATATGATCCAAGCAGTTGAAGTAAGCAAAACTTTGACACCTGATATGGATGCTGATGCAATTGGAGGTTCGACGAACCTTATTACAAGAGCAGCTCCTGGAGGCATGAGAATTTCCGCAACTGGAGCTATGGGTTACAACACATTGAGAAACAAGCCGACATATCAAGGCGCTTTGGTATTTGGTAACAGGTATTTGGACAACAAACTAGGTGTAGTGTTGAGTGGTTCTTATCAATTGAATCAATTGGGATCGGACAATGTTGAATTTGAGTGGACAGAAGACGAAGGTCAAATTTGGGCTGAGGAACAACAAATCAGAACATATGAACTGACTAGAGAGAGAAGAAGTATTTCTGCTGCTTTGGATTATCAATTGAATCCTAATCACAATTTCTTCTTTAATGCAATGTATAATCACAGAAATGACTGGGAAAATAGATATAGATTGACATACAAGGACATTACTAAGCCTGAGAATGGAATTTCTGAGGAAGAAGGTGAGAATAAGATTAAAATCCAGACTAAAGGTGGTATAGATAATGACAAGAACAAAAATACCAGACTAGAGGATCAACGTACGCAACTTTATTCATTTGGAGGTAAGCACTTGATTGCAAGTAAACTAGAAATGAATTGGTCAGTGGCATGGGCGAAGGCTCAAGAGCATAGACCAAATGAGAGATATATTACCTATGAGAGTGAAAGCAATAAATTTAGATCTTCTGACTTAAATACTCAGAAGCCTTTAGTTTCAATGATTAATGGACTTGACTATGGTAATTTTGAGCTAGATGAAATTAGTGAGGAAGAGAAGCTAACTTATGAAATTGATAGAAATGCAAGACTTGATCTTAAGCTTCCTACTGGTAATTCTGGAAATATCAAGTTTGGAGGGCGTATCAGGACTAAGTATAAAATGAATGAGCAAATGTATACCGCTTATTCTCCTGTAGGTGATAATGAAGCAAATTTTGAGACAATGGATAAGCTTCCTTTGAAAGATATGACCAAATCGGATTATTTGGCTGGGGGAAAATATCAAGCAGGACACTATGTTGATAGAGAATTTTTAGGAAAACTTGACCTTAACAATCCTAATTTATTTGAGGGAGAAGCTGTATTGGAAGAATTCGCTCCTTCGAATTTCAATGCAACTGAGGATATTTATGCTGGTTATTTAATGACAGAACAAACATTGGGTGATAAGTTAGGCTTGATTGCTGGTTTTAGAATGGAGCATACTAGTACTAAATATAACGCAAACCAATATTTAGTGACTTACAGGGAATTCCAAGAAGTAGATGATCAAGGAAACCTTGTGTTTGAAAATGGTGAGCCTGTAATGGATGATGAGTCAGAAGAAATAATTACACCTGTATCAGGATCCAATTCTTACAATAGCTTCTTGCCTGCATTGCATTTCAAGTATTCTGTAAACAAAAACACTATCTTGAGATTTGCATGGACAAATAGTATCGCTAGACCTAATTACGAAGATCTAACGCCTTCTCTATCAATTATTCAAGAAGATGAAGAGATTGAAAAAGGTAATCCAGCTTTGGAGAATATGAAGTCTATGAACTTTGATTTAATGTTCGAAAGATATTTCGAGAATGTTGGTATCATCTCTGGGGGTCTATTCTATAAGGACATCAAAGACTATTTTTATACAAATGTGTATGAAGAGACTAACGGAAACTATGAAGGATATGAAGTTAAGCAAACTGTTAATGGAGATAAAGCAAGTCTTTACGGTGTAGAGATAGCCGTTCAAAGACAATTAGATTTCTTACCAGGTGTATTGAGTGGATTGGGAGTATATGCTAACTATACATATACAAAATCGGAAGCAAAAGGAATGGACTCTAGACCAGATGAAACATTGTCATTGCCTCGTACAGCTGAGCATTCAGGAAATGTATCTCTATCTTATGATTTGAAAAAGTTGACGATGAGACTTTCATGGAATTATACTAGCGATTACTTGGATGAAGTTGGTGATGATAATTTCAATGATAGATACTACGATATTCAATCATTCTTGGATTTGAATGCCACATATGCATTCAACAACAATTGGAGAGTATTCTTTGAAGCTAACAACTTGACAAATCAGCCGTTGAGATATTACCAAGGTGCTGTGGACAGAACAATGCAGACAGAGTACTATGGCCCAAGATTCAATTTGGGAGTTAAGTACGACTTGTTTAGATAATATTGACTTGAGACGGGCCGAAATTCGGTTCGTCTCTTTATTGATTGAAATTATAATTATATGAAAAAGATGCTTGTCTCATTGAGTCTGCTCTTGGGCTTGATGGAAACTTCTTGCGATCAAAAAGTTAAAAGAGAGTACAACCCGGAACTTTCTTTGGAAATGGTTCGCAAGCCTTATCTTCAAAATGTGTGGGAGGATAGTGCCAGTGTATTATGGAAAACAAATAATGCGGCTAAAGACTGTAAAATCGCTTACGGAACTAATCTTGATTCATTGACGAACACGCAACTGGGAATAGTTGACTATCAAGATTACAATACTCTTAACCAAGCTACAGTAAAGGGCTTGGAGCCGAATACAAAATATTACTACGCAATTTACTCTAATGATAGCTTGTTGTTGTCAGGGCCTGATTATTACTTTATTTCCGAGCCGGAAAAGGGCACTAATGCTTTTTCTTTTTATGCTATGGGAGATATTGGAGAACCTAAGGATGAAGGTGGTTTTCCTGAAGTTACTTCTAAGCAAATAGACAAATTGAATAGAAGACCTGATTTTGGAATAGGTTTGGGTGATATCGTTTATCCAGATGGGGAAAGCTCAGCTTATGATGCGAATTTTTTCGAGCCTATGTCTCCTATTATGGGGAATATCCCATTCTACCCTGCCTTGGGAAATCATGATTGGCATGTTAATCCTGATGAAAACTTCAAAAAGGAATGGAAACTACCAAATAACGAGCATTATTACAGCTTTGATTATCAAAACGCGCACTTTATCGCTCTGGATTCAAGAGAAGGAGATTTTTTTGACTTGGATAAGCAAACAGAGTGGCTAAAGGAAGATTTAGATAAAACGCAAGGAAAATACGATTGGATATTTGTGTATTTGCATCATAATGGAAGAACTTGCACTTATAAGGAGGATTATCCTCATGTGATGGGGTTATATGATATATTTGCCCAAAATAATGTAGATTTGGTTTTGAATGGACATGCTCATACATATGAGAGACTGAAGCCTTTTGATGGAAAAGGTCAAGTTGTTGATTCGTTATCAATGAATTTGGGGAGCTTTCCAAAGATGAGTAATTCATTTATTTCCATAACCACTGGAGCTGGAGGCAAATTAAAAGACTCGACTAAATATGTGCCGGACCCATTGCACTGTGATGAAGGACCTATTGTGGCTCATGCAGAGCATTTGGGACATTTCTCAATCATTACTATAGACAGCACTCACCTTAATTTTAAAGGAATAAGTTCTGTGGATGGAAATGTTTTTGACGAGTTTGAGATCCAAAAGTAATTAATTTCAATTCAAGGAATACTAAAGATTCCTTAAATCTTTTTTATAACCCTTTGCTATAATTAGCAGAGGTTAAATACTTTACAAATGAACAAAATAGTCCTGTATGCAATTGTAGCTGCTATGTCACTACAGGCTTGCAACAAAAAGACGGAAAGAGTTGAAGAGACAAAAGAGGCGACTATGCAAGTTTCTAAACCTGAAGTTAAAAAAGAAGGGTACTTGGGGAGTAAAATGCCTTATGAGCCTCGACAAGAAGTTGTAGACTATTCGCCAATTCCTGAAAATTTTGAGCCGATTTTTATTAATCACGTTGCCAGACATGGTTCAAGGCACTTGACAAGCGCCAAGTATGATGTAGCATGGGGCGAAATGCTTCAATTTGCTTCAGAAAAAGACATGTTAACTGATAAAGGCAAGCAGCTGAAAAATGATATTGAAGTGTTTTTGTCAATTGAAAAAGGGAATTATGGGCAGATAAGCGAACTAGGCAAAAAAGAGCACCAAGATATGGCAAAGCGCTTGGTCGATCAATATGGAGATTTGCTTGCTTCAGTTTCTAGTGATAAGAAAATCGTTGCCAAATCGACATTCAAGGATCGAGCCGTTAACAGCAAGAAAGCCTTCATGGGGATATTGGAAGAAACGTTTTCTAGTGTAAATGACAGCACTGTGGACTATATAGTGTACGAAGAGAATAAAGATCCGGAGTTGAGATTTTTTGAGCCAAATGAAGCTTTTGAAGCCTTTGAAAAAGCTGAATATTGGGCTGAAGGGCTTGATAGTTTGAAAAACCTTGATAATGCTAAGCATCTAACGAATCAAATCATTGACCCATTATTCAAGTCAGAGTTTGTGAGTGGATTGGAGCAAGGCGAGTATGCTTTCAAAGGACAAAAAGGAAAAGTTAGAATTAAAGACAAGTCCTCTGCGGCACAGGCTTTATACAAGTTATATCAGATTATTGATGGAATTGGAGCTAAAGAGCAAGTGGATCTTCAGAAATATTTGCCTGAGGAAGCATTGGTTTGGAATGAGTTTTTGGGAGACTATGAGTCTTTCTTTTTGGAAGGACCTTCATATGATTCGATAGATTTGACATATACTATGGCCATGCCTTTGTTGGATTCGTTTTTGGTGACTAGCCAAAGAGCAATTGAGCTGAAAAATCAAACGGCGGAATTTAGATTCGCGCATGCTGAAACGATGGTGCCATTCTTAGCTTTGCTTGGCGTTAAAGGAACATGCGAAAGCTCCAACGAATATAAGTTGGAAGATAAAAATAGATGGAAAGCTTCTAACGTTTCACCCATGGGAACTAATATTCAGTGGATTTTCTTCAAAGATAAGAGTGATGGACAAATATGGTTGAAAATGTTATATAACGAGGCGGAAACTGAACTCCCTGTCGTAACGAATAGATACCCATTTTATAGATGGGAGAATGTAAAAGCTCATTATGAAAAAGTATTGAACAAGGAAGTAATGTAAACTTCAAGGATCGAAATAACTGTAAAGCAACGCGAAAGTGTTGCTTTTTTTATATGTATAACTTTTTCAGAGAAGTGTTTATTTCAAAAAAGCTTTTTAGATTTTTGAATCAATAATGGTTATTTTTGCAAATGGTTTATTAAGAATCTGTACTAATAAGCCATCGATGATTTTGCGAACATGTAACCTGATTGGTCTTGAAAATACTATTAATTACTCCTCCTCTGACACAGTTGAATACCCCCTATCCTGCGACGGCTTACCTAAAAGGCTTTTTAGTTTCTAAGGGCTTTCAAGTTGCCCAGGCAGATTTGGGAATCGAGTTAGTGCTTAAAGTTTTTAACGCTAATTCTTTGCGTAAGATTTTTGATATTGCTGAGAGCAGAGAGGAAATTTCTGAAAATATTCGAAGGATACTGAAACTAAAGAGGGAATACTTTTCGACGATAGGTCCAGTTGTCAAATTTCTTCAAGGCAAGAATTCAACTTTAGCTCATAGTATTTGCAATACGGACTTTTTACCCAGAGCATCTCGATTTGACCAGTTGCAGGATTTGGATTGGGCCTTTGGAAGCATGGGGATTCAAGATCAAGCTAAACATTTGGCTACGCTTTACATTGAGGATTTAGGAGATCTGATTATTGAGACTGTCGACAAGGATTTTGGCTTTAGCAGATATGCGGAAAGATTGGGGAGGACTGCATCTTCATTTAATCCGATTCAAGAGAAATTAAACGAGAAATCGTCTTTGCTGGATGATATATTGGGCGGATTATTGACTGAAAGACTTAACTCTTTTCAGCCGGATGTCATTGGTTTTTCAGTTCCTTTTCCAGGGAATTTATATGGAGCTTTCAAGTGCGCGCAATTGATAAAAGAATATTTCCCTAAAGTGAAGACGATTATGGGAGGCGGGTATCCTAATACTGAGCTTCGCAAGCTTAAGGATAATAGAGTGTTTAAGTATTTTGATTATATCTCTCTGGATGATGGTGAAGGACCCATAATGGGCATTTTAGAACGCATAGCTTCTAATAGTGAAGATACAGGTATGCTTCAGCGGACATACATATTGGATAGAGACAATAATGAAGTGAAATATTGTTTTCAGCCTCAAGCTCAGCACATTTCTCATGCTGAAGTAGGGACTCCTGATTATTCTGACCTGCCTCTTGATGACTATTTATCCATTATTGAGGTGGTGAATCCGATGCATAGAATGTGGAGCGATGGAAGATGGAATAAGATGACGATTGCACACGGATGTTATTGGAAAAAATGCAGTTTTTGTGATGTTAGCTTAGATTATATTAGCCGTTATGATGCTGCGCCTGCGGAAATGTTGGTGGATCGAATAGAAACGATAGTTGAACAAACAGGCCAAAATGGATTTCACTTTGTTGATGAGGCAGCTCCGCCATTGGTTTTGAGGGATTTTGCTCTTGAACTTCTAAGAAGAAATGTAAAGATTAGCTGGTGGACGAATATCAGATTTGAAAAAACTTTCTCGGCCGATTTATGCCGTCTTTTGGCAGCTTCGGGTTGTATTGCTGTTACTGGTGGTTTGGAAGTTGCTTCGGATAGGCTCCTTCAAAAGATGAAAAAGGGTGTTTCAATAGAGCAAGTGGCTAGAGTAACTAGAGACTTTACAAACGCAGGAATAATGGTTCATGCGTATCTTATGTATGGATTTCCCACGCAGACAGCTCAAGAGACGATAGATTCTTTGGAAGTAGTTCGTCAGTTATTCGAGCATAATGTGATTCAGTCTGGATTTTGGCATCAGTTTGCGATGACAGCGCACAGTCCTGTTGGGAAGAATCCCGAAGCATATGAAGTTGTTAAGATTGGACCAGAGTTCAAAGGATTTGCGGAGAATGATTTATTTCATCAAGATCCTAAAGGATGCGATCATGAACGTTTTGGGTCGGGTCTCAGCAAGGCGATTTTTAATTATATGCATGGTTTGTGTTTGGACTGGCCGGTTGAAGAATGGTTTGATTTTAAAGTGCCGAAAACGAAAGAACCCTATTTTCGAATCGAACAGGCTATTGAACAGAAAGGTAAAAAAGATCAAGAGTTGATAGATCACAAAGTATACTGGTTAGGTGCTCAAAGCGAACTTGAGTTTTTCACGGCTAAGAAAAAAGGCAAAACTGTAGAAAGAGCTAAGCTTCTGTTGGATTTGAAATCTGGAAGAGAAGAAATTGCGGGAGACAAGCAGGATTTAATTTGGCTTCAAGAGACATTGGATGTTTCATGTATTGAAAATGAAAAATTTCTATCTGTAATTGAGTTAATGGAAGACTATGAGAAGTGCACGGGAAAAAAGTTCAATAAATTAGCATCTTCGCATATATGGCATGCAATTCGTGACGCAGGTTTAGTGTTAATACGTTAAACAATAATTTTTAACTAATACTAAAATGAGAAAAGTATCTTTTTACTTGCTAGCATTGACAATGCTTTTTCTAGCTTCTTGCAACGGCTCAAAAAATGTTTCTACCAATCCAGAGGATTTAAAGGGAGAATGGGTGCTTGTTTATAATTTAAGTAAAGGAGAAAATCCTTTTACTTTGGAAATTATGGACAACAGGTATTCGCTTAAGGCCAATAATATTTACAATGGCGAATTATTATTGGAAGACAAAGGCAAAATAAAGTTTGTGCCGGGAATTTCGACGAAAATGATGGACACCCCTGATGAAAGAAAAGTAACCGAAATGATATTCGCTGTAAATCAGTTTTATATCGATAATGGCAAATTAATATTGACTAACAGCGAAAATCCATCGAATAAACTCACGTTTGAAAAGGAAGCCAAGTAGTTTATAAATTGAGAATTCTGAAAAAAATCGAATTTTTTTCAAAAGTTTGTAGGGTGATTGGTTCTATGTCTGTATCATACACATAACCGACACTTTCATTTCCAATTATGCTGCTCGCAAGACTTTCCCCGAGTCTGCGAGCGGCCTCCCCCCTCCTCTTTTATCACACAATATTTTATTTCTTTTTATTAAGTTGCTTTAAAAATTTCTCCCAAAATTTAAGTAGTGTGTTTATTTTCTTTGGACAACTTCTTACAAGTTTACATCCAGTTTACAAACATCTTTATATTGGTAACATACAATTAAATGTTTGACCATATTCAATTAAGGATTTTGTTTTTTATTTACATTATGTAATCTAAGAAAATTCCTAATCGGGCCTTTTGGTTCGAATTTTGAGATGATTACCATTTACTTCGCAGTTAGTGTTGAAGGCCAATTTTTTAAGGGAGGAATATGAAAGAATTAATTAGCAAACAAGAGTTTGTAAATGCTGTAAAGCTTAATAATTATCAGGCAGTTGCAACGCCGCTGATGAAAATTTTAGGCTTGTCAAAGCTCAATGAAATGTATGATCAGATATACATGGAACAAGGGCTTGATTTTATTCATGCTTTATTTGATATGCTCAATATCAAGATAGAGGTTGATGAAAAAGAGCTTGAGAGAATACCATTGACAGGCTCTTTTATATCCATAGCAAATCATCCTTTTGGCGCAGTGGATGGAATGATATTAATATTGTTGATTAGCAAAATTAGGCCTGAATACAAGGTAATGGCTAATTTCATTCTTCAACAAGTTAGTCCGATAAAGGATGCATTTATAAGCGTGAATCCTTTTGAGAATATGAAACAAGCTCACTCGAGTGTGACTGGTATGAAAGCGGCGATAAAGCATCTTAATGATGGAAACCCAATGGGCATCTTTCCTGCTGGAGAAGTATCGACATTTAGCGCTTCTCAAAGAAAAATTACTGATAGGCCATGGCAGAAGACGGCAGTCAAATTGGTGAAAAATGCAAAACAGCCAGTTATTCCGATATATTTTCAAGGTTCAAATAGCAAGCTCTTTCATATTTTGGGCTTGATTCATCCAAGTTTGAGAACTGCCGCGCTGCCTTCAGAAATGCTCAAGAAAAAAAATGAAGTGATTCGCCTTCGAATAGGCAAGCCTATTTCTGTTAAAGAGCAGATGGAATATAAGGATTTGAAAAGCTATACACAGTTTTTGAGAATGAAAACATACGCTTTGGGTTCGGCTATAGAGAATGATGAATTTATCAAAAAGCTGAAGATTTCAAAACCTGTTATTCGCAATCCAAAACCAGTGAATATTGCAGAGCAAGTGCCAGAGGAAGTGCTTGAAGCGGAAATTCAGACTTTATCTGAGTTTAAATTATTGTCAAAAAATAATTTCACATCTTACATTGTTCCTACAGAGCGAATTCCAAATATCCTGAAGGAAATTGGAAGATTGAGAGAGTTGACTTTCAGGGAAGTAGGCGAAGGCTCTAATAATGCGGTGGATTTGGATGAGTTTGACCAGTATTACCGTCATTTGTTCTTGTGGGATGAGGAGAAAAAGAAAATTGCCGGAGCATATCGAATAGGTTTAGGGCAGGAAATCATAAAAACCCATGGACAAGAAGGATTTTATTCCAATAGCTTGTTTAAAATGAAGCCGGAGTTCGATAAAGTTTTAGAACGTTCATTGGAATTAGGAAGATCTTTTGTTGTAAAAGATTATCAGCAACATAGAATACCTCTGTTTCTCTTGTGGAAGAGTTTGATTTATTTTTTGATGCAGAATAAAGAGCAGTATCAGTATTTTTTAGGCCCAGCGAGCATCAGCAATAAGTATGCGGATTATTCAAAATCATTGATAGCCTCATTTATCCAAAAGTATCATTTTGACCATGATAAAGCGAAGTTGGTTAAGCCAAGAAATGAATATAAATTTCGTTTCAATGACGATTATACTCAGATGATTCTTGATATCACTAAAGCTGATCTTAAAAAGCTAGACAAGTATATTCAAGATATTGACCCATCTCACTTTACAGTTCCGGTTTTATTGAAAAAATATATCTATCAAAATGCGAAGATCATAGGCTTCAATGTTGACCCAAATTTCAACAATTGTCTTGACGGTTTGGTGATTCTAGATTTTTACACGATGCCAAAGGAATCCTTAGATAATATGCAAAAAGAAATTCAGCAAGAGCTGCAATCGAAAAAATAATATTCTGATATAATTATTTTATGCATAATAATATGTTATTTAAGCGAACAAAATATCATTTGATAATTGTTCGCTTTTTTTGATGTAAAATTTTGTCTTGAATTTCCCTTTTTGATATATTAGTGTGATCTAAGCTGACGTTTGTCATTGCTTATGGTGAGATAGTCGCAGACTTAATGGTTATTTCGGACTATCGATAATTAGTAATTAAATTTTCAGGAGTTTTAAGAGTTGATATGAGAATAGAAACGGATGCGATAAGGACTCAAACAGAGAGAACACAACACAAGGAGCATTCTGTGCCGGTGTTTATGACTTCAAGTTTCATATTTGATGATGCTGAACATGCGCGGGCTTTATTCGAACAAGAGGTTGATGGCAATATTTATTCAAGATATTCCAATCCGAACAATGATGAGTTGGTGGCTAAGCTTTGCGCTTTTGAGCACACGGACGATGGCTTGACAACTGCTTCAGGAATGGCAGCTATATTCTCGAGTTTGGCTGGTTTGTTGGAATCTGGTGATCATATATTGTCTTGCAGATCTGTATTTGGTTCAACTCACCAGTTGCTTACTCAGGTGTTTCCTAAATGGGGCATTACTCATACGTATGTTCCAATTGAAGATACTGATTCTTGGGAACAGGAAATCAAAGAAAATACTAAAGTTATATTGATTGAAACTCCTTCCAATCCTGCTCTTGATGTGTTGGATTTGGAAAAGATTGGCGATTTAGCGAAAAAACATGGACTTGTTTTGATCGTAGACAATTGCTTTGCTAGCCCTTATTTGCAACAACCTGCTGATTTTGGAGCTCATATCATAACTCATTCGGCCACTAAGTTCTTAGACGGACAAGGCAGAACTATTGGAGGTGTGATATTAGGCCAAAAAGATTTGATTGAGAAAATCAGATTTTTTGCTAGACATTCAGGTCCTTCTTTATCGCCATTTAACGCTTGGTTGGTATCTAAAAGTTTGGAAACTTTGCCGGTCAGAATGGATCGTCATTGCGACAATGCCTTGAAGATTGCTGAGTTTTTGGAAAGTCATCCAATGGTGGAAAAAGTCAAGTATCCTTTTCTGCCATCGCATCCTCAATATGATTTGGCTCGTAAGCAAATGAAAAAAGGAGGCGGATTGGTCACTTTCTACATAAAAGGAGGATTGGCTGAAGGAAAAACATTCCTTGATGCTATTAAAATTGGCTCATTGACCGCTAATCTGGGAGATACGAGAACGACTATTACTCATCCTGCTTCGACGACGCATTCAAAATTGTCGGAAGATGAAAGGTTGCAGGTAGGTATTACGTCTAACTTGGTGAGAATATCGGCTGGTTTGGAGAATGTAGAAGATATTATTGAAGATTTGAATCAAGCTTTGGCAGCTGTTGAAAGTTCGTCAAAGTAATAATAAGCTTATAGATGATGATGACAGAGATAAAGTTGATGAAAAATGATATGTGTATGCTGCCAATGATGCAGAATGAAATGTGTTGTTGCATGCCTGATATTAGTTATTGCATTTTATAAAGACTTTATTGTTGTCGTACATACAAAAGAGCCTCTGTAAAATGCAGGGGCTTTTTTTAATTCAGAGATTTTAGATTAAGAGAGTAATACTTAAACCACAATATAAAAATGGATTCACAAAACAAGGAACTTTCACCGGTAGTCAAGCATGACATCGAGGAGCTCAAGTTTAAGATCAACACATTCAAGGAAGATAAAATTCCTGAGGAAAAGTTCAAGCATTTCAGATTGACAAGAGGTGTGTATGGCCAAAGGCAAGCTGGTGTTCAAATGCTAAGAATCAAGATTCCTTATGGTAGAGTGAATACCACTCAGTTGAGAAAAATGGCTGAGTTGTCAAGAAAGTATACCAATGGAAACCTTCACTTAACAACCAGACAAAACATTCAATTTCACTATGTGAAGCTGGATGATTCCCCAGAAATTTGGGAGGAGTTGGAGTCTGTTGATATTACATTGAGAGAGGCTTGTGGTAACACAGTAAGGACAGTGACTGGAAGTCCATATGCAGGTATTCATCCTGAAGAATTGTTTGATGTATCCCCTTATGCTGATGCTGTTACTCAATATTTCTTGAGAAATGCAGTGAATCAAGATATGGGAAGAAAAATAAAAATGGCTTTTTCTTCGCATGATGATGATTCAGCATTCACTTATATTCATGACTTTGGTTTTATTCCGCGCGTAAAAGAAGTTGATGGAGTGGAGCAAAGAGGGTTTAAGGTTGTTGTTGCCGGAGGCTTAGGCGCTCAGGCTATGGTAGCTCATGAAGCAAGCGAGTTTCTGCCTGAAGATCAAGTGATTCCATTTATTGAAGCTGGTTTGAGGATTTTCGATAGATATGGAGAGCGTCAAAAAAGAGCCAAGGCGAGAATGAAATTCTTAATGGACCCTAAAAAAGGGTTAGGTTTGGAAAAGTTTCTTCAATTAGTAGAGGAAGAAAGAGTTTCATTGCCTAACAAGTCATTAAAGATTGACGTATCTGGTGAAAAATACAACTATAGCATTGAAAGCAAAAAGACGCCAATTGTAGAGCCTGTTAATGCTGATAAATATGCGAATTGGGTTAAAACTAATACTTTTAATCAAAGGCAAGACGGACTTAGCGCTGTGATGAT
The sequence above is a segment of the Aureibacter tunicatorum genome. Coding sequences within it:
- a CDS encoding lysophospholipid acyltransferase family protein codes for the protein MKELISKQEFVNAVKLNNYQAVATPLMKILGLSKLNEMYDQIYMEQGLDFIHALFDMLNIKIEVDEKELERIPLTGSFISIANHPFGAVDGMILILLISKIRPEYKVMANFILQQVSPIKDAFISVNPFENMKQAHSSVTGMKAAIKHLNDGNPMGIFPAGEVSTFSASQRKITDRPWQKTAVKLVKNAKQPVIPIYFQGSNSKLFHILGLIHPSLRTAALPSEMLKKKNEVIRLRIGKPISVKEQMEYKDLKSYTQFLRMKTYALGSAIENDEFIKKLKISKPVIRNPKPVNIAEQVPEEVLEAEIQTLSEFKLLSKNNFTSYIVPTERIPNILKEIGRLRELTFREVGEGSNNAVDLDEFDQYYRHLFLWDEEKKKIAGAYRIGLGQEIIKTHGQEGFYSNSLFKMKPEFDKVLERSLELGRSFVVKDYQQHRIPLFLLWKSLIYFLMQNKEQYQYFLGPASISNKYADYSKSLIASFIQKYHFDHDKAKLVKPRNEYKFRFNDDYTQMILDITKADLKKLDKYIQDIDPSHFTVPVLLKKYIYQNAKIIGFNVDPNFNNCLDGLVILDFYTMPKESLDNMQKEIQQELQSKK
- a CDS encoding trans-sulfuration enzyme family protein; amino-acid sequence: MRIETDAIRTQTERTQHKEHSVPVFMTSSFIFDDAEHARALFEQEVDGNIYSRYSNPNNDELVAKLCAFEHTDDGLTTASGMAAIFSSLAGLLESGDHILSCRSVFGSTHQLLTQVFPKWGITHTYVPIEDTDSWEQEIKENTKVILIETPSNPALDVLDLEKIGDLAKKHGLVLIVDNCFASPYLQQPADFGAHIITHSATKFLDGQGRTIGGVILGQKDLIEKIRFFARHSGPSLSPFNAWLVSKSLETLPVRMDRHCDNALKIAEFLESHPMVEKVKYPFLPSHPQYDLARKQMKKGGGLVTFYIKGGLAEGKTFLDAIKIGSLTANLGDTRTTITHPASTTHSKLSEDERLQVGITSNLVRISAGLENVEDIIEDLNQALAAVESSSK